ACCAAAAAATGCTAAACCATTAAACTTAATGTTATAGTATAATATTAGCATTGATTTGTAAGACTCAACAGCAGTAACCTGCAGCATTAGGCTAGACTTAAGATTAGATTTAAGTATAACCATGTTGGTTGACATATACTTAAGAAAAATGGTGTAATTATAGTAAACAAGGCATGCTCTGAAGATTATACATAAATGTTGGTGATGTAAGATGATTAAAAAACTTCTATTTAGCCCATATAACCAAATATTTTGGTTTAGTATTGGACTTTTCATAAAACTGTTATTAATTCATTATATTATGGGTCTTAGGGAAACCTTGTTTCTGATAACTTTAAGCAATTATTTCATGATACTAGGGTTGTTTTGTATACTCAATCTTATAGTCAGCAATCAAAGAAAACCAGGGGTTTTCTTGGGATTGAATATATTAATATCTATACTATTATTTATAGATCTAGTTTACTATACTTATTTTTTCACTCTTACACCTGTCCAAAGTATTTATCAATTAAAGCAGCTAACCCCTGTATCTGAAAGCATTAAACTTGTTTTGAAGCCATTATATTCCTTACTCTTTATTGATAGTTTACTTTTAGGGTTTTATTACTATAGACACAGGGCAAAAACTATACTTGAAAAGCATGTGGCCCGGCAAATTCCCAGGAAGCCAGTTTTAGCTATTATAATTGTTTTAACCATCCTTGTTGCCTCATTTACCCATCAAAGTGTTAAAGATGCCCAGGGCTATTTTACACCCCATAACCTGGGAGCGTTTAAGTATCATTTGTATGATATAGCCAGCTTTTTTCTGATAAAGCCCCTGGACATTATAGATGTTGAGGCCATAGCTGATACAATAAGCCAGGAGACAAGTGAACAAATAGGCTTTGGTTTGGCAAAGGGGAGAAATGTTTTTGTTATCCAGGCTGAATCTGTCCAGGGTTTTGTGATTAACCAGCAGATTAATGGTCAGTATATAACCCCAGTACTTAATGACCTTATAAACAAAGAAACCTTATACTTTAGTAACTTTTATGAGCAGGTTGGCTGGGGGAACACCTCTGACTCTGAGTTTGTAACCCATAACAGCTATTACCCTTCCACAAAGGTATTTAGCTACAAGGCTTATGAAAATAACACCTTTTTTACCCTGCCAATGCTTCTAAAAGAACACGGCTACGCAAATATTGTTTTTCACGGATTTGAAGCTAGTTTTTGGAACAGGGAAGCCATTTATCCTTCTCAGGGTATTGATACCTTTATCAGTTTAGAAAAATTTGAGCCTACGGAAATTATAGGTCTGGGTTTAAGTGACGGCCAGTTATTTGAGCAGTCCTTGGCCCATATTAAAAATATGCCCCGGCCTTTTTATAGCTTTTACATTACCCTGACATCTCACCATCCATATACCATGGAAAACGAGCATAAGATGCTCAACATTAAAGACCCTTTTAAAGATACAATGCTGGAAAACTACCTGCAAACAGTCCATTATTTTGATCAGCAATTGGGAGTATTTATCGAGACGTTAAAAGCCCACAATTTATATGATAATTCTATTATTGTAATATATGGCGACCATCAGGGTTTAGATGCCAGAGATGAGGAGACCAACAACCAGGTATCAGAATTTCTGGGCAAACAATATACTGAAGCAGAAATGTATCAGGTCCCATTTATAATTCACATACCAAACTCCCAGGTTAATCAAGAAATTACATTAGCTGGAGGTCAATTAGATATACTCCCAACGCTAGCCAATCTCCTTGGAATAAAGATCAACAGCAAGATGTTTTTTGGTAAGGACCTTTTAAATACTGACGAAGGCTTTGTTGCAACCCAGATTAATACAGCCAGGGGCTCTTTTATAGATAACGAAAAAATATTTATTATGTCCAATGATGGCATATTTGAAAACAGCAGAGCATGGTATTTGACTAGCGGAGAACCAGTTGACATTGAAGAATGCATGTCCGGCTATGAAAGAGCCCTTGCTGAAATTGCCCTGTCTGAGTATATAATGCAAAACAATTTGATATCTGTTGTCAAAGAAAATGGATTAGATTATATTTTAAAAGAATACTTATCCAAGGAATAGCCTTATACACCATCAGCCAAAGTAGGCTTTAAGATATTTTGCAATTTTAAATTATACTGGGAAAAGAAGCTATTGGGTCTAGTGTTATCTATTTTAGAAAATTGTTGTTGCTCCTGCTTCCATTTCTAAAACTCTTTTATATAATAGATCCAAGGTCTTGCATAACGAGTCAATATCCTCAATGCTTAAATCCTGGAATAACTCTGTTAAAAATCCTTTAACTTCAACCCGACGCTCCTGCCAAAACGAATAACATTTTTGCGTCAGCCTAAGACGTGTTACTCTCCTGTCATCTTGGTCCTGCTCAAGTATTAAATAACCCTTTTGCCGAAGCTTTAAAGCAAGCTGCTTTATATTTTGATGAGAGTAACCCATATCTTTTGCTACCTCTCCAAGGGTCGGGGAATAATTACCCGATTTCAGTATCATTATAGTTAAAAACCACTGCTTAATAGTTATTCCTTCCCAGCCTAGTTTTTGGTCTCCAATTGACTGCAGTCTGTTTGCTGTGAGAAAGATATTGCCAAAGAGATTTTTCTGAATATCCAAGCTTTCTAGATTTTTTTCCTTCATCTGCCCTAGTCCCTTCATTAGTTTAGGCTGATTTGGAAAGGCGATCTTTCCTTTACTATATTTTCATTTATATTTTTTAAGCATATTGTTAAACAAAAAACAGTAAATAAATTAATTAAAGGTATGATTATAATAACCGGGAAAACATTAAGTCCTAATAATTTCATTGCAATTATTTTTGCTACCAATGCTGTCATTAGTATAGACAAAAAAACCAGATATACTGATGCCATTAGATAGCCCATGGGAGCTTTCCTTATAATAAGTACTCCAGCTATAAAAGCGAGTGGTAATAGCAAGGCTAGATCCAAGCCTTGAACAATTAGAGTTGTATAATGCTCAACTTGAACTGGCATGGAACCAGTTAATAAGGGTGGGACTACAACCTGCAGCCATAACAAGGCAATGCATAAAGAATTAAAAATTAGAAAACCTCCTATAAGCTTTACTGGCAGCTTATTATCAAAATAGTGTTTTAGATTTTCCACATTAAAAGACATTAGAGTTAACATGAACCCGAAGAAGCTTGCTGATAGTAGGAGCACATATACAAGATACAGGTAGTTATACATTGCCATAACCAGGTAAAAAAGATAAGTGACCAGGAAGTAGCCTAGTGTCCCTGCAAGGAGTATTCTGCCTTTAATTGAGCCCTTTCTAGCAAAATAAAGTGACAATAGCAGCATAGGGATACCTATAAACAATGTAACAAAATCCTGGGCAATGCCCTGTGGTGCTACCTCTGCTGACATGTGCTGGTAGATGCCTTTACCATAAATAGTTACTGTTTCACCTCGTATGGAAATATATTCATACTCCCCAGGTCCCCCTGCAGAAAAAATACCTGCAGCCGCCGCCCCCAATCCAAAAATAGTAATAATAATAACAAGTATAGTTACTGTTCTTCCATTCCTCATAATAACCTTCCCTTTCATATATAGTTTTTGTGTTATAAATGTAATGTATTACATATTTGTCTAATAATTAGTAGAGTCCATGGGATTATCTGCCTTATTCACCCCAATTGTCTATTCTATAAAGTAATTTTTTGAAGCTTACCCACATTATGTGGGTCTCTTCTTGGTTTAAATCTTGAAAAAGCTTTTTAATGAATAACTCCCCTTCTTCCTCCCTGTTTTTCCAATATTCATAACTCTTATTTGTAAGCTTCAATCTGATTGCCCTGCCGTCCTG
The sequence above is drawn from the Desulfitibacter alkalitolerans DSM 16504 genome and encodes:
- a CDS encoding LTA synthase family protein; translated protein: MNILISILLFIDLVYYTYFFTLTPVQSIYQLKQLTPVSESIKLVLKPLYSLLFIDSLLLGFYYYRHRAKTILEKHVARQIPRKPVLAIIIVLTILVASFTHQSVKDAQGYFTPHNLGAFKYHLYDIASFFLIKPLDIIDVEAIADTISQETSEQIGFGLAKGRNVFVIQAESVQGFVINQQINGQYITPVLNDLINKETLYFSNFYEQVGWGNTSDSEFVTHNSYYPSTKVFSYKAYENNTFFTLPMLLKEHGYANIVFHGFEASFWNREAIYPSQGIDTFISLEKFEPTEIIGLGLSDGQLFEQSLAHIKNMPRPFYSFYITLTSHHPYTMENEHKMLNIKDPFKDTMLENYLQTVHYFDQQLGVFIETLKAHNLYDNSIIVIYGDHQGLDARDEETNNQVSEFLGKQYTEAEMYQVPFIIHIPNSQVNQEITLAGGQLDILPTLANLLGIKINSKMFFGKDLLNTDEGFVATQINTARGSFIDNEKIFIMSNDGIFENSRAWYLTSGEPVDIEECMSGYERALAEIALSEYIMQNNLISVVKENGLDYILKEYLSKE
- a CDS encoding MarR family winged helix-turn-helix transcriptional regulator — its product is MKEKNLESLDIQKNLFGNIFLTANRLQSIGDQKLGWEGITIKQWFLTIMILKSGNYSPTLGEVAKDMGYSHQNIKQLALKLRQKGYLILEQDQDDRRVTRLRLTQKCYSFWQERRVEVKGFLTELFQDLSIEDIDSLCKTLDLLYKRVLEMEAGATTIF